One Phreatobacter oligotrophus genomic region harbors:
- a CDS encoding phosphomannomutase/phosphoglucomutase — translation MFPKPLASLKPNTAAYESLPMVKPTGFREYDARWFFGEELNLMGVQAVGMGLGTLIGRMGVKREIVVGHDFRGYSASIKMALVTGLMAAGCKVRDIGLAMSPMAYFAQFELDVPCVAMVTASHNDNGWTGVKMGAQRPVTFGPDEMGALKKIVLEADFDLVGGGSYLFVEDFAQRYIRDLTNRPKVTRKLRVIAACGNGTAGAFAPQILEKLGVEVIPLDAELDHSFPRYNPNPEDMKMLHAMSDAVKEHGADVALGFDGDGDRCGVVDNHGEEIFADKIGVMLARDLCKVHGPSQFVVDVKSTGLFDADPELKRLGAKTDYWKTGHSYIKRRVRDLNALAGFEKSGHFFFNAPVGRGYDDGLVTAIAVIDMLDRNPTKSMAELYAEVPKTWGSPTMAPKCADEVKYEVVDRVVKRFEAMKAAGETVAGSPITSLVTVNGVRIGTPDGTWGLVRASSNKPELVVVVESPVSEQRMRDMFKAVDTVLRENPEVGAYNQTI, via the coding sequence ATGTTCCCGAAGCCGCTCGCCAGCCTGAAGCCGAACACCGCTGCCTATGAATCCCTGCCCATGGTGAAGCCCACCGGCTTCCGCGAGTACGATGCGCGGTGGTTCTTCGGCGAGGAGCTGAACCTCATGGGCGTGCAGGCCGTCGGCATGGGCCTCGGCACGCTGATCGGCCGCATGGGCGTGAAGCGCGAGATCGTCGTCGGCCATGATTTCCGCGGCTATTCCGCCTCGATCAAGATGGCGCTGGTCACCGGCCTGATGGCCGCCGGCTGCAAGGTGCGCGACATTGGCCTCGCCATGTCGCCCATGGCCTATTTCGCCCAGTTCGAGCTGGACGTGCCCTGCGTCGCCATGGTCACCGCCAGCCACAACGACAATGGCTGGACCGGCGTGAAGATGGGCGCCCAGCGCCCCGTCACCTTCGGCCCCGACGAGATGGGCGCGCTGAAGAAGATCGTGCTGGAGGCCGATTTCGACCTCGTCGGCGGCGGCTCCTACCTCTTCGTCGAGGACTTTGCCCAGCGCTACATCCGCGATCTCACCAACCGGCCGAAGGTCACCCGCAAGCTGCGCGTCATCGCCGCCTGCGGCAACGGCACGGCCGGTGCCTTCGCGCCGCAGATCCTCGAGAAGCTCGGCGTCGAGGTGATCCCGCTCGACGCGGAGCTCGACCATTCCTTCCCGCGCTACAATCCGAACCCCGAAGACATGAAGATGCTTCATGCCATGTCCGATGCCGTAAAGGAGCATGGTGCGGACGTGGCGCTGGGCTTCGACGGAGACGGCGACCGCTGCGGCGTCGTCGACAACCACGGCGAGGAGATCTTCGCCGACAAGATCGGCGTGATGCTCGCCCGCGACCTCTGCAAGGTGCACGGCCCCTCGCAGTTCGTCGTCGACGTGAAGTCCACCGGCCTGTTCGACGCCGATCCGGAGCTGAAGCGCCTCGGCGCCAAGACCGACTACTGGAAGACCGGCCATTCCTACATCAAGCGCCGGGTGCGTGACCTCAACGCCCTCGCCGGCTTCGAGAAATCCGGCCACTTCTTCTTCAACGCGCCGGTCGGCCGTGGCTATGACGACGGCCTCGTCACCGCCATCGCGGTGATCGACATGCTCGACCGCAATCCGACCAAGTCCATGGCCGAGCTCTATGCCGAGGTGCCGAAGACCTGGGGCTCGCCGACCATGGCGCCGAAATGCGCCGATGAGGTGAAGTACGAGGTGGTCGATCGCGTGGTGAAGCGCTTCGAGGCGATGAAGGCAGCGGGCGAGACCGTCGCCGGTTCGCCGATCACCTCGCTGGTCACCGTCAACGGCGTGCGCATCGGCACGCCCGACGGCACCTGGGGTCTCGTCCGCGCCTCCTCGAACAAGCCCGAGCTTGTCGTGGTGGTGGAGAGCCCGGTCTCCGAGCAGCGCATGCGCGACATGTTCAAGGCCGTCGACACGGTGCTGCGCGAGAACCCCGAGGTCGGCGCCTACAACCAGACGATCTGA
- a CDS encoding DUF2336 domain-containing protein, translated as MTMPTEAEAPSLIHQLGRLGFEKDGERRLALLRGVADLYLSRTISPTLAEEYLFTEIVTTVMRKLNPEQRPQVTESLAPQARVPRDLALSLAADEDIAVARPILAHSPVLTETDIITLAETTGDDHLQAIATRAFLSSRVTDVLIDRGSNRVLRTISTNTGAEVSAAGMTRMVARARTDEDLCLCLADRGDLPPAVIDELETMICARLSGEGSETGEGPANALKARAHALILEELRRRRANMSSTERVIAAVAAGTVSLDDALRPILDGGRLLDLAQILAHFLRFDRNFMFQQLAAGDLNTVVLAARSLELSHQTLSRALELRARKRRGPAQTITAAEYEAVDQAAAQRAMRFLKVRMTAGASGSVAA; from the coding sequence ATGACCATGCCGACCGAAGCCGAAGCGCCGAGCCTGATCCACCAGTTGGGGCGCCTTGGCTTCGAAAAGGATGGCGAGCGGCGCCTCGCCCTGCTGCGCGGCGTGGCGGATCTCTATCTCTCGCGGACCATCAGCCCGACCCTCGCCGAGGAATATCTCTTCACCGAGATCGTCACCACGGTGATGCGCAAGCTCAACCCCGAGCAGCGCCCGCAGGTGACCGAAAGCCTCGCCCCGCAGGCCCGCGTGCCGCGCGATCTCGCGCTCTCTCTCGCCGCGGACGAGGATATCGCCGTCGCCCGGCCGATCCTCGCCCATTCGCCGGTCCTCACCGAAACCGACATCATCACCCTTGCCGAGACCACCGGAGACGACCACCTCCAGGCGATCGCCACGCGCGCCTTCCTCTCCTCGCGCGTGACCGACGTGCTGATCGACCGCGGCAGCAATCGCGTGCTGCGCACCATCTCCACCAATACCGGCGCCGAGGTCTCCGCGGCGGGCATGACGCGGATGGTGGCGCGGGCCCGCACCGACGAGGACCTCTGCCTGTGCCTCGCGGATCGTGGCGACCTGCCTCCCGCCGTCATCGACGAGCTGGAGACCATGATCTGCGCCCGCCTCTCGGGCGAGGGCAGCGAGACGGGCGAAGGCCCGGCCAATGCCCTGAAGGCGCGCGCCCACGCGCTCATTCTCGAGGAACTGCGCCGCCGCCGCGCCAATATGAGCAGCACCGAGCGCGTCATCGCCGCGGTCGCCGCCGGGACGGTCTCGCTCGACGACGCGCTGCGGCCGATCCTCGACGGCGGGCGCCTGCTCGACCTTGCCCAGATCCTCGCCCATTTCCTGCGCTTCGACCGCAATTTCATGTTCCAGCAGCTCGCGGCAGGCGACCTCAACACGGTCGTCCTGGCGGCACGCTCGCTCGAGCTGTCCCACCAGACCCTATCGCGCGCCCTGGAACTGCGGGCCCGCAAGCGCCGCGGCCCGGCCCAGACCATCACCGCCGCCGAATACGAGGCCGTCGACCAGGCCGCCGCCCAGCGGGCCATGCGCTTCCTGAAGGTGCGGATGACAGCCGGCGCCTCCGGTTCTGTCGCGGCCTGA
- a CDS encoding response regulator transcription factor, whose product MRTDARSADLFVVDDDPAVRDCLSLIFEQAGYRVTGFSDATAFLMALQQRHPDAILLDFCLPGTNGLDVLQQIATRRFDGPVVMMSGRADIPMAVAVIQAGAADLAEKPLSSEGILDQVSRAIAKHARRHAERMDPISALGPGGASLLTPRERDVLQELVRGASNKEAGRSLGISPRTIEVHRARIMEKLGARNAADLVRVIYDERRFDAR is encoded by the coding sequence ATGCGCACGGACGCCAGAAGTGCAGACCTCTTCGTCGTCGACGACGATCCCGCTGTCAGGGATTGCCTGTCCCTGATCTTTGAACAGGCTGGCTATCGCGTGACCGGGTTCTCCGATGCGACGGCCTTTCTCATGGCGCTGCAACAGCGCCATCCCGACGCCATCCTCCTCGATTTCTGCCTCCCCGGGACGAACGGCCTGGACGTCCTCCAGCAGATCGCCACGCGCCGCTTCGACGGACCCGTGGTGATGATGTCGGGACGGGCGGACATTCCCATGGCCGTGGCCGTCATCCAGGCCGGTGCCGCCGACCTTGCGGAGAAGCCGCTCTCCTCCGAGGGCATCCTCGACCAGGTCAGCCGCGCCATCGCCAAACATGCCCGCCGCCACGCCGAGCGGATGGACCCGATCTCGGCGCTCGGCCCGGGCGGCGCGAGCCTGCTCACCCCGCGGGAGCGCGACGTGCTGCAGGAACTCGTCCGCGGCGCTTCCAACAAGGAGGCCGGCCGCAGCCTCGGCATCAGCCCGCGCACCATCGAGGTGCACCGGGCCCGCATCATGGAAAAGCTCGGCGCGCGCAACGCGGCCGACCTCGTTCGCGTCATCTACGACGAGCGCCGCTTCGACGCCCGCTGA